In Cloacibacillus sp. An23, the following are encoded in one genomic region:
- a CDS encoding V-type ATP synthase subunit D, which translates to MASKLAPTRGNLVKLTKDMAMAQSGHDLLDQKRQVLMMELVRYIDSAKKIQEDVAKIFQDAYDALQKANVSLGIDTVGDISESIPITTDITVRLHSIMGVEIPDIDPLNGEAIPSYSFHGSSGAMDAAYAKFRRVMVLLAQLAEIETSVYRLAVQIRKTHRRVNALEKVVIPRDKAEIRFITDVLEESDREDFTRMKLAQKKVKE; encoded by the coding sequence GTGGCTTCAAAGCTCGCCCCAACCAGAGGGAATCTCGTCAAGCTCACCAAGGACATGGCGATGGCGCAGTCGGGGCACGACCTCCTGGACCAGAAGCGCCAGGTGCTGATGATGGAGCTCGTCCGCTACATCGACTCCGCTAAGAAGATACAGGAGGATGTGGCGAAGATATTCCAGGACGCTTACGACGCTTTGCAGAAAGCGAACGTCTCTCTCGGCATCGACACCGTCGGCGACATTTCCGAATCTATCCCTATAACGACGGACATAACGGTGCGCCTGCACTCCATCATGGGAGTCGAGATACCGGACATCGACCCGCTGAACGGCGAGGCGATACCGAGCTACTCCTTCCACGGGTCGTCGGGCGCGATGGACGCGGCCTACGCAAAGTTCCGCCGCGTCATGGTGCTCCTGGCGCAGCTTGCGGAGATAGAGACGAGCGTCTACCGCCTCGCGGTGCAGATACGCAAAACGCACAGGCGGGTCAACGCGCTCGAGAAGGTCGTCATACCGAGGGACAAGGCCGAGATACGGTTCATAACCGACGTGCTGGAAGAGAGCGACCGCGAAGACTTTACGCGTATGAAGCTCGCTCAGAAGAAAGTTAAAGAATAA